Proteins from a genomic interval of Desulfovibrio piger:
- a CDS encoding thioesterase II family protein, with the protein MDTGKWLAGPQEISGNAGASPARPKMFCFPHAGGGASFYRNWERNLRGLADVRAVQLPGREERFREPRYYSIHRLADALFEAEEGRGWFDGACILFGHSMGAKIAFEVARRLVLQGRPPALLLVSGSRPVHMPPRKLLSDLPDEAFDAELRQLAGTPEEILREPDLMRMFRPLLRADFAMDESYVCDACLDVPLCVFSGDADDEVCRQDLEAWREQTRGAFAAHILPGDHFFLKKDEDTFLMLLREELGRMLEQTR; encoded by the coding sequence ATGGATACTGGCAAATGGCTCGCGGGGCCGCAGGAGATTTCCGGGAACGCCGGCGCCTCCCCCGCCCGGCCGAAGATGTTCTGTTTTCCCCATGCGGGAGGCGGCGCTTCTTTTTACCGCAACTGGGAAAGGAACCTCCGGGGCCTGGCCGATGTCCGGGCCGTGCAGCTGCCCGGTCGCGAGGAACGCTTCCGCGAACCGCGCTATTACAGCATCCACCGTCTGGCCGATGCGTTGTTCGAAGCCGAGGAAGGCCGCGGCTGGTTCGACGGCGCCTGCATCCTTTTCGGCCACAGCATGGGGGCCAAGATCGCCTTCGAGGTGGCGCGCCGCCTTGTCCTCCAGGGCCGTCCGCCCGCTCTGCTGCTGGTCTCGGGGAGCCGCCCCGTCCACATGCCGCCCCGCAAACTGCTCAGCGACCTTCCCGACGAGGCTTTCGACGCGGAATTGCGGCAGCTGGCAGGGACCCCGGAAGAGATCCTGCGCGAGCCGGATCTCATGCGCATGTTCCGGCCGCTGCTGCGGGCGGATTTCGCCATGGACGAAAGCTATGTCTGCGATGCCTGCCTGGATGTGCCCCTGTGCGTCTTTTCCGGGGATGCCGATGACGAAGTCTGCCGGCAGGACCTCGAAGCCTGGCGGGAACAGACCCGCGGGGCGTTCGCCGCGCACATCCTGCCGGGCGACCACTTTTTCCTCAAAAAGGACGAGGACACCTTCCTGATGCTCCTGCGTGAGGAACTCGGCCGCATGCTGGAGCAGACCCGATGA
- a CDS encoding non-ribosomal peptide synthetase: MPQGCHEKRQDLVLDNIPLLSFMKRCGENFREILGGRKDPRQVMFPGGNPDAVESIYQDTPQSRYYNGIMARSLKALADALPMDRALSILEIGAGTGGTTSALLPVLPAGRTRYVYTDVSPLFTARARDRFAAFPFVEYATLDISRDPFLQGFHADEFDIVVCANVLHATADLTAALRHISAVLAADGLLLLREITLPRPAMGFEISFGCLLDKLRDGELRGDNPFLTAEGWTRLLDTEGFDRTACYPAPADGDLDEHVIIARNGNGSRQAFSTGIAPARTDAPDGDDTGHILLGRRLSSPLAVSQYTAAVSGTLQPFLAQHRVFDIVVVPGTAHFDLAAAAGMDHFGTDRIRLENVVLREALMLDEGERTVQVLVSPTENGADFEIFSRGAGQGQGEWHQHVSGQLAPAHERSAENVDLDRLREGCDEVDVQAFYEKFDAYGAVQYGPAFRSLRRLWRTRGGAVAEVALDSAERGKKGGFIIHPALLDSCLQSMVAALAATEDDLTGDGFMPFSVEKVIFHGRAPETVWCRAVMKEGDSFRQEMFSASFTIFTPEGEPVCEIVNLTMRRTNKETLELLKAGQRQHTDLCYDVVWRQALMPEAGDAAGHWLILAGRDTDFARALARSLEQQGATAMLAACAGTGHPDGMAAVDPGDADAFARLIRDWRQGGTPRGVVFLWGLDCYETDFLGSGGEAPFKNHTAQAFLHLAQALAAQEDGPSVRLAVLTCQAQAARASDQPVPAQSLLWGLEKSVANELGNIAPVIIDMDPVAAPEAQLSTLCGLLTARGYKEDKLALRGGSLLAPRLVRGLPAARQVRNAPLARPETQAYHLDLGGAGIENIRVAPLQRRLPGPGEIEIAAEAYGMNFQNVMVAMGVADKIRTLVFDCAGTVSAVGEGVTRFSPGDRVFTTVYGPFASHVYAREAFAASIPEGMPFTDAAVIPTVFMTAWQALVHAARLQPGERVLLHSATGGVGLAAIQIARARGAIILATAGTERKRALLRSMGIEHVFSSRSTAFESRILKATGGQGVHVVLNFLTGELADSSMRCLTEGGRFIEIGKTDLRTPAQVAAIRDDIEYHIVDLEKLGKEDEAQMRGIFAAVMEGFAAGHYTPIARRVFTMDAARDAFRYMLEGRHIGKVVVRNDFAPRHEGIRREAAYLVTGGLSDLGLALAAHLAARGAGQVWLLGRRLPEAGSAGAAAVEKIAATGCDVRLLQVDVTDRAALAEAFGTHLLPSPMPLAGVFHLAGLLDDAPLSRLDWARFNTVLSPKVDGSWFLHELTRDLALDHFVVFSSIASVFGTHGQANHVAANTFMDALVAARRADFLPGLSINWGAWGELGTVVRLGILDRIRQQGVEGFDTATGLAVLDRLMASGEGSKVVTRMDWNRMLPILQATAGAAMYEELRHSPAAAAARPAETAGNSRLAAELRALPMSGREERLRAYLKKEIAGFLRLEEDAIPEDVNLTSLGMDSLISLDLFQRISRDLKIRIAPHEVSATPTVQAMAARFARDLGPASGEEETAPAVQSGTPATKEEGAGLSALLVPAPEEAFEPFPLSDMQQAYWIGRDQSGLALGGVSCHFYFEAQAQGLDADRYEEAWNRLILRQPMLRTIILDGERQQVLEKVPHYTIRRHDLRQSSPEEAAAHFERIRMEMSHEVLDVGRWPNFRVEVSLLPDDALRIHLSFDLILSDFHGISQMLAELSLIYNGQEDKLPVLDITFRDYRLAEERYRATGIYARDRDYWLARLDDLPAAPRLPLATSPAAIDRPVFSRRMTTLDKETWQRIKQRGDARGLAPTAVALATFAEVLGCWSEEKRFCINLTLFNRLPLHRQVNALVGEFTSNSLLAVDLTQGGSFETRAGRLWSRLWDDMEHRSFSGIRVLRELGRRRGTAAGIMPVIFTSALSMESSSGTFALGQMGHEVYSISQTPQVWLDHQLFEVDGELRIVFDYVRDLFPDGMIDAMFEAYAEALRRLSRDDAAWGDAVPVRLPASQLAVRAAVNDTALDMPGEPMFAPFLRMAGSRPDATAVISADRTLSYGETERLSRSLARELDAAGVRHGDRVAVLLPRGWEQVVAVLGIQRAGAAYLPLDTGQPDARIATILADAGVRVIVGRSDAAPLPEGIRLVAADLLAEAGEDELPPQVDIAPDDLAYIIYTSGSTGTPKGVMISHRAAMNTILDVNRRYGVDAGDRILALARLSFDLSVYDIFGLLAAGGAVVIPDEEESLQPQAWVRLLHEHRVSLWNSVPALGQLLADAAAEGEGQPLPLRLAIFSGDWIPQSLPPRLKQLVPGIRVMAMGGATEASIWSNFHETGPDDARWASVPYGRPLANQAFAVLDDRLQPRPDWVAGDLYISGDGLALGYWNDPEKTAGAFLPAGDGHPRLYRTGDTARYHDDGTLEFLGRKDEQVKIHGYRVEPGEIESVLKAHPAVNNAAVLLHKGAEGELSLAAYVEADPGHRGEIVREERAASRLEDGLPLRTDGREGLDEERFLPVWDKMKELYAAAVTAALEELGFFGHGYRDTETFLHDSGISPRYGRWLARAVKALHDLGLADRDGDGVWQRRGTAPDREACLAFCADRAGELGYSPQEMALLARTVRELPAILREDVHSAEFYTSAEVPGFYQKIFGASNRLTADLVTGLAAASGNGFRILEVGGGYGTVTRFVLPGLPDDGVTYDFTDISPFFLNRAREEFAGYPFVNYRLLDLDEDPRLMGFEPHGYDLILAGNVLHDAADIRRSLKYLAGLLKPSGVLLMQEETVFQLPFDLSMGLQQGFDSARDEEFRPEQPLLTRELWTKALTEAGLSRPSFLMPPASLESRLGLEVILSEGPSSVARFTPRPLEDHLRGHLPAWMIPVSWTLLDRMPLTRNGKVDRKRLSGGAVRQRPRTGVTARTRTEQAVAAIWKNVLRVDDVGVTDSFFLSGGDSLSAFQLLRQLEREFGCRLTLRDLLQAPTVAAQAALVDHKPGASAGELVCLHDADGPATVCMMHPVEGLVNAYAPLAAKLGEVSFHALQSAGLDGGPLRTAFPDMVTAALEAVEGLPRPLLLGGWSMGAFLAWETARRLLAGGQGEHLLPLVLLDPPSKPAWDNLYDSRAHDPAALLGLVAPAPQKALAALGMSEGDLAALDAPARARVLAEALRSSGQLAVEKDDLEMAGRVMEIIDANLRALRSYAPQPLEGLPVLYVRSNSMEEDDARTAYWRGLAGSGFEELAVDADHWNLLHDPGSVDAIAARLARLLKKHA, encoded by the coding sequence ATGCCACAAGGATGCCATGAAAAACGTCAGGACCTTGTCCTGGACAACATCCCGCTGCTCTCGTTCATGAAACGCTGCGGCGAGAATTTCCGCGAGATACTGGGAGGCCGCAAGGATCCCAGACAGGTCATGTTCCCCGGCGGCAATCCTGACGCCGTGGAGAGCATCTACCAGGATACCCCGCAAAGCCGTTATTATAACGGGATCATGGCCAGGAGCCTGAAGGCCCTTGCCGATGCCCTGCCCATGGACCGCGCCCTCTCCATCCTGGAGATCGGCGCCGGCACGGGCGGGACGACCTCGGCCCTGCTGCCCGTCCTGCCCGCAGGACGCACCCGTTATGTCTATACGGACGTCTCCCCCCTGTTCACGGCCCGGGCCCGGGACCGCTTCGCCGCCTTCCCCTTCGTGGAATATGCCACGCTGGACATCAGCCGCGACCCGTTCCTTCAGGGCTTCCATGCCGACGAGTTCGATATCGTCGTCTGCGCCAATGTCCTGCACGCCACTGCCGACCTGACCGCCGCCCTGCGCCACATCAGCGCCGTGCTGGCCGCGGACGGCCTGCTCCTCCTGCGGGAGATCACCCTGCCCCGGCCGGCCATGGGCTTCGAGATATCCTTCGGCTGCCTGCTCGACAAATTGCGTGACGGGGAACTGCGCGGCGACAATCCCTTCCTGACCGCCGAGGGCTGGACCCGCCTGCTGGACACGGAAGGATTCGACAGGACGGCCTGCTACCCTGCCCCCGCCGACGGCGACCTTGACGAACATGTCATCATCGCCCGCAACGGCAACGGCAGCCGCCAGGCCTTCAGTACCGGGATCGCGCCCGCCCGGACGGACGCACCGGACGGAGACGACACGGGCCATATCCTGCTGGGACGGCGCCTCTCCTCCCCCCTGGCCGTGAGCCAGTATACGGCGGCGGTGAGCGGTACCCTGCAACCCTTCCTGGCCCAGCACCGCGTTTTCGACATCGTGGTCGTTCCGGGCACGGCGCATTTCGACCTGGCCGCCGCCGCGGGCATGGATCATTTCGGTACGGACCGTATCCGGCTCGAGAATGTGGTGCTGCGCGAGGCCCTCATGCTCGACGAAGGCGAACGCACCGTACAGGTCCTTGTCTCTCCCACGGAAAACGGGGCCGATTTCGAGATCTTCAGCCGGGGCGCCGGGCAAGGACAGGGGGAATGGCACCAGCATGTCTCCGGCCAGCTCGCCCCCGCCCACGAGCGCTCTGCCGAAAACGTCGACCTGGACCGCCTGCGTGAAGGTTGCGACGAGGTGGACGTACAGGCCTTTTACGAAAAATTCGATGCCTACGGGGCCGTGCAGTACGGTCCGGCCTTCCGCAGCCTGCGGCGCCTGTGGCGCACCCGGGGCGGAGCTGTGGCCGAAGTGGCCCTGGACAGCGCCGAACGCGGCAAAAAAGGCGGTTTCATCATCCACCCGGCCCTGCTCGACAGTTGCCTGCAAAGCATGGTCGCCGCTCTTGCCGCCACCGAGGATGACCTCACGGGCGACGGTTTCATGCCGTTCAGCGTGGAAAAAGTCATCTTCCACGGGCGTGCGCCCGAAACGGTCTGGTGCCGGGCCGTCATGAAGGAAGGCGACAGCTTCCGGCAGGAGATGTTCTCTGCCAGTTTCACCATCTTCACCCCCGAAGGCGAGCCCGTTTGCGAGATCGTCAACCTTACCATGCGCCGTACCAACAAGGAGACGCTGGAACTGCTCAAGGCCGGGCAGCGGCAGCATACCGACCTGTGCTATGACGTGGTCTGGCGCCAGGCCCTGATGCCGGAAGCCGGGGACGCTGCCGGGCACTGGCTCATCCTGGCCGGTCGCGATACGGATTTTGCCCGTGCCCTCGCCCGTTCGCTGGAACAGCAGGGCGCTACGGCCATGCTCGCGGCCTGCGCCGGTACGGGACATCCTGACGGCATGGCTGCCGTCGATCCCGGCGATGCCGACGCCTTCGCCCGCCTGATCCGCGACTGGCGGCAGGGCGGCACGCCCCGGGGCGTCGTGTTCCTCTGGGGCCTGGACTGCTACGAGACCGACTTCCTGGGCAGCGGCGGCGAAGCTCCCTTCAAGAACCATACGGCCCAGGCCTTCCTGCATCTGGCCCAGGCTCTGGCGGCACAGGAGGACGGCCCGTCCGTGCGCCTGGCCGTGCTGACCTGCCAGGCACAGGCCGCCCGCGCTTCGGATCAGCCCGTCCCCGCGCAAAGCCTGCTCTGGGGCCTGGAAAAATCCGTGGCCAACGAACTGGGCAACATCGCGCCGGTCATCATCGACATGGACCCCGTGGCCGCTCCCGAGGCCCAGCTTTCCACCCTGTGCGGCCTGCTGACCGCCCGCGGATACAAGGAAGACAAGCTGGCCCTGCGCGGCGGCAGCCTGCTGGCCCCCCGTCTGGTACGCGGCCTGCCTGCCGCCCGCCAGGTGCGCAACGCCCCGCTGGCCCGTCCCGAAACGCAGGCCTACCATCTGGATCTCGGCGGCGCGGGCATCGAGAACATCCGGGTCGCCCCGCTGCAGCGGCGCCTTCCCGGGCCCGGCGAGATCGAGATCGCGGCCGAAGCCTACGGCATGAACTTCCAGAACGTCATGGTAGCCATGGGCGTGGCCGACAAGATCAGGACCCTGGTGTTCGACTGCGCGGGCACGGTCTCCGCCGTTGGTGAAGGCGTGACCCGCTTCAGCCCCGGCGACCGGGTCTTCACCACCGTGTACGGCCCCTTCGCTTCCCACGTCTATGCCCGGGAAGCCTTTGCGGCCTCCATACCGGAAGGCATGCCGTTCACCGACGCTGCGGTGATCCCCACCGTCTTCATGACCGCCTGGCAGGCGCTCGTCCATGCGGCACGCCTCCAGCCCGGCGAACGGGTGTTGCTGCACTCGGCCACAGGGGGCGTGGGCCTTGCCGCCATCCAGATCGCCAGGGCACGCGGCGCGATCATCCTTGCCACGGCGGGCACGGAGCGCAAACGCGCCCTGCTGCGCTCCATGGGTATAGAGCACGTCTTCTCCTCGCGCTCCACGGCCTTCGAATCCCGGATCCTCAAGGCCACGGGCGGACAGGGCGTGCACGTGGTTCTCAACTTCCTTACCGGCGAGCTGGCCGACAGCAGCATGCGCTGCCTGACGGAAGGCGGCCGTTTCATCGAGATCGGCAAGACCGATCTGCGCACGCCCGCACAGGTGGCGGCCATCCGTGACGATATCGAATACCACATCGTCGACCTTGAAAAACTGGGCAAGGAGGACGAGGCGCAGATGCGCGGCATCTTCGCCGCCGTCATGGAAGGTTTTGCCGCCGGGCACTACACCCCCATAGCCCGGCGCGTCTTCACCATGGATGCCGCCAGGGACGCCTTCCGCTACATGCTCGAAGGACGCCATATCGGCAAGGTCGTCGTACGCAACGACTTTGCCCCCAGGCACGAAGGCATCCGCCGGGAGGCGGCCTATCTCGTCACTGGTGGCCTGAGCGACCTGGGCCTGGCGCTGGCCGCCCACCTGGCTGCCCGCGGTGCCGGACAGGTATGGCTGCTGGGACGCCGCCTGCCTGAGGCCGGTTCCGCCGGCGCGGCCGCGGTGGAAAAGATCGCCGCCACAGGATGCGATGTCCGCCTCCTGCAAGTGGACGTGACGGACAGGGCCGCCCTGGCCGAGGCGTTCGGCACGCATCTGCTGCCCTCTCCCATGCCGCTGGCGGGCGTCTTCCATCTGGCCGGCCTGCTGGACGACGCGCCCCTGTCCCGTCTCGACTGGGCCCGCTTCAATACCGTCCTCTCCCCCAAGGTGGACGGCAGCTGGTTCCTGCATGAACTGACACGCGATCTGGCGCTCGACCACTTCGTGGTCTTCTCCTCCATCGCCTCGGTCTTCGGTACGCACGGCCAGGCCAACCACGTGGCCGCCAACACGTTCATGGACGCCCTTGTGGCTGCCCGCCGCGCTGACTTCCTCCCCGGCCTCAGCATCAACTGGGGAGCCTGGGGCGAGCTGGGGACCGTGGTGCGCCTGGGCATCCTCGACCGCATCCGCCAGCAGGGCGTAGAGGGCTTCGATACGGCCACAGGACTTGCCGTCCTCGACAGGCTCATGGCGTCCGGCGAGGGGAGCAAGGTCGTCACCCGCATGGACTGGAACCGGATGCTGCCCATCCTGCAGGCCACTGCCGGCGCCGCCATGTACGAAGAGCTCCGGCACAGCCCCGCCGCCGCTGCCGCCCGCCCGGCCGAGACCGCGGGCAACAGCAGGCTTGCCGCGGAACTGCGCGCCCTTCCCATGAGCGGAAGGGAAGAACGGTTGCGCGCCTATCTCAAGAAAGAGATCGCCGGTTTCCTGCGCCTCGAAGAGGATGCCATCCCCGAGGATGTCAACCTGACCAGCCTGGGCATGGATTCGCTCATCAGCCTCGACCTGTTCCAGCGTATCAGCCGGGATCTGAAGATCCGCATCGCGCCGCACGAAGTCTCCGCCACGCCCACGGTGCAGGCCATGGCGGCCAGGTTCGCCCGTGACCTCGGCCCGGCCTCCGGCGAAGAGGAAACGGCACCGGCCGTGCAGTCCGGCACCCCCGCCACGAAGGAGGAAGGCGCCGGCCTTTCGGCCCTGCTCGTCCCCGCGCCGGAAGAGGCTTTCGAGCCCTTCCCTCTCTCGGACATGCAGCAGGCCTACTGGATAGGCCGCGACCAGTCCGGCCTGGCCCTCGGCGGCGTCAGCTGCCACTTCTACTTCGAAGCCCAGGCCCAAGGCCTGGACGCCGACCGCTATGAAGAGGCCTGGAACCGTCTCATCCTCCGCCAGCCCATGCTGCGTACGATCATCCTCGACGGCGAACGCCAGCAGGTGCTGGAGAAAGTCCCGCATTACACCATCCGGCGGCATGACCTGCGCCAGAGCTCTCCGGAGGAAGCCGCGGCCCACTTCGAGCGCATCCGCATGGAGATGTCCCACGAAGTCCTGGACGTGGGCCGCTGGCCCAACTTCCGGGTGGAGGTTTCCCTGCTGCCCGATGATGCCTTGCGCATCCACCTCAGCTTCGACCTTATCCTGAGCGATTTCCACGGCATCAGCCAGATGCTCGCCGAGCTCTCGCTCATCTACAATGGCCAGGAGGACAAGCTCCCTGTGCTGGACATCACCTTCCGGGACTACCGTCTGGCCGAGGAACGCTACCGGGCCACCGGGATCTATGCCAGGGACCGCGACTACTGGCTCGCCCGTCTGGATGACCTGCCCGCCGCGCCGCGGCTGCCGCTGGCCACCAGCCCTGCCGCCATCGACCGCCCCGTCTTCAGCCGCAGGATGACGACCCTCGACAAGGAGACATGGCAGCGCATCAAACAGCGCGGCGACGCCCGCGGCCTGGCCCCCACGGCCGTGGCCCTGGCGACCTTCGCCGAAGTCCTGGGGTGCTGGAGCGAAGAAAAGCGCTTCTGCATCAATCTGACCCTGTTCAACCGCCTGCCCCTGCATCGTCAGGTCAATGCCCTGGTCGGCGAATTCACCTCCAACAGCCTCCTGGCGGTGGACCTGACGCAGGGCGGGAGCTTCGAGACCCGGGCTGGACGGCTGTGGAGCCGCCTGTGGGACGACATGGAACACCGTTCCTTCAGCGGCATCCGCGTCCTGCGCGAACTGGGCCGCAGACGCGGCACGGCGGCGGGCATCATGCCCGTGATCTTCACCAGCGCCCTGTCCATGGAATCCTCTTCCGGCACCTTTGCCCTCGGGCAGATGGGGCACGAGGTCTACAGCATCTCCCAGACCCCGCAGGTCTGGCTCGACCATCAGCTGTTCGAAGTGGACGGCGAGCTGCGCATCGTCTTCGACTATGTACGCGATCTCTTCCCTGACGGGATGATCGATGCCATGTTCGAAGCCTACGCCGAGGCCCTGCGCCGCCTCTCCCGTGACGATGCGGCCTGGGGCGATGCCGTGCCGGTACGCCTCCCGGCATCGCAGCTTGCCGTACGCGCGGCGGTCAACGACACGGCCCTGGACATGCCCGGCGAGCCCATGTTCGCCCCCTTCCTGCGCATGGCGGGGTCCCGGCCTGATGCCACCGCCGTCATCAGTGCGGACAGGACCCTCTCCTACGGCGAGACCGAACGCCTGAGCCGCTCCCTGGCCCGGGAACTGGACGCGGCCGGGGTACGGCATGGCGACCGGGTCGCCGTCCTTCTGCCCAGAGGCTGGGAACAGGTCGTGGCCGTCCTGGGCATCCAGCGCGCCGGGGCCGCCTATCTGCCGCTGGACACCGGCCAGCCCGATGCCCGTATCGCCACCATCCTGGCCGATGCCGGCGTGCGTGTCATCGTGGGCCGTTCGGACGCCGCGCCCCTGCCTGAAGGCATCCGCCTCGTGGCGGCAGACCTGCTGGCCGAAGCGGGCGAGGACGAGCTCCCGCCGCAGGTGGATATCGCCCCCGACGATCTTGCCTACATCATCTATACCTCGGGCTCCACGGGGACGCCCAAGGGGGTCATGATCTCCCACAGGGCGGCCATGAACACCATCCTTGACGTCAACCGGCGGTACGGCGTGGATGCCGGGGACCGCATCCTCGCCCTCGCCCGTCTGTCGTTCGACCTTTCCGTGTACGACATCTTCGGCCTGCTGGCAGCCGGCGGCGCCGTCGTCATCCCGGACGAGGAAGAGAGCCTGCAGCCCCAGGCCTGGGTCCGCCTGCTGCATGAGCACCGGGTCAGCCTGTGGAACTCCGTCCCGGCCCTCGGCCAGCTGCTGGCGGATGCCGCGGCCGAAGGGGAAGGACAGCCCCTGCCCCTCCGCCTGGCCATCTTCAGCGGCGACTGGATCCCGCAATCCCTGCCGCCGCGCCTGAAGCAGCTCGTCCCGGGCATCCGGGTCATGGCCATGGGCGGCGCCACCGAGGCCTCCATCTGGTCCAACTTCCACGAGACGGGCCCGGACGATGCCCGCTGGGCATCCGTGCCTTACGGAAGACCGCTGGCCAACCAGGCCTTCGCCGTCCTTGATGACCGCCTCCAGCCGCGTCCCGACTGGGTCGCCGGAGACCTTTACATCAGCGGAGACGGCCTGGCCCTCGGTTACTGGAACGATCCCGAAAAGACGGCCGGAGCCTTCCTGCCGGCCGGGGACGGGCATCCCCGTCTCTACCGCACGGGAGACACGGCACGCTACCACGACGACGGCACCCTCGAATTCCTCGGCCGCAAGGACGAGCAGGTGAAGATCCACGGCTACCGCGTGGAACCGGGCGAGATCGAATCCGTGCTCAAGGCCCATCCTGCGGTGAACAATGCGGCCGTCCTGCTCCACAAGGGCGCGGAAGGCGAGCTGTCGCTGGCAGCCTATGTGGAAGCCGATCCCGGACACCGGGGCGAGATCGTGCGGGAAGAACGCGCCGCAAGCCGTCTGGAGGACGGGCTCCCGCTCCGGACGGACGGCCGGGAAGGCCTTGACGAGGAACGCTTCCTGCCTGTCTGGGACAAGATGAAGGAACTCTATGCGGCTGCCGTCACCGCGGCCCTGGAAGAGCTCGGCTTTTTCGGGCACGGCTACCGTGACACGGAGACCTTCCTGCACGACAGCGGCATCAGTCCCCGCTACGGGCGCTGGCTGGCGCGGGCCGTGAAGGCCCTGCACGATCTGGGCCTCGCGGACAGGGACGGGGACGGCGTATGGCAGCGTCGCGGCACGGCTCCCGACAGGGAAGCCTGCCTGGCCTTCTGCGCCGACAGGGCCGGAGAACTGGGCTACAGCCCGCAGGAGATGGCCCTGCTGGCCCGCACCGTGCGCGAGCTCCCCGCCATCCTCAGGGAAGACGTGCACTCGGCGGAATTCTACACGTCCGCGGAAGTGCCCGGCTTCTATCAGAAGATCTTCGGCGCCAGCAACCGGCTGACGGCGGATCTGGTGACCGGGCTGGCGGCGGCTTCCGGGAACGGTTTCCGCATCCTCGAAGTCGGCGGCGGCTACGGCACCGTGACGCGCTTCGTCCTGCCCGGCCTGCCGGACGACGGCGTGACCTATGACTTCACGGATATCTCCCCCTTCTTCCTGAACAGGGCCCGCGAGGAGTTCGCCGGTTATCCCTTCGTCAACTACCGTCTGCTGGACCTTGATGAGGATCCCCGCCTCATGGGCTTCGAGCCGCATGGCTATGACCTCATCCTTGCGGGCAATGTCCTGCATGACGCGGCAGACATCAGGCGGAGCCTGAAGTACCTGGCGGGCCTGCTCAAGCCGTCCGGGGTCCTGCTCATGCAGGAGGAGACCGTCTTCCAGCTGCCCTTCGACCTGAGCATGGGGCTCCAGCAGGGCTTCGACAGCGCCCGGGACGAGGAATTCCGTCCCGAGCAGCCGCTGCTGACCCGTGAACTGTGGACGAAGGCGCTGACGGAGGCGGGCCTTTCCCGGCCGTCCTTCCTGATGCCCCCCGCTTCCCTGGAAAGCCGTCTGGGGCTGGAGGTCATCCTCAGCGAAGGCCCGTCGTCCGTGGCACGCTTCACGCCCCGTCCTCTGGAAGACCATCTGCGCGGGCACCTGCCTGCCTGGATGATCCCCGTCTCGTGGACGCTGCTGGACAGGATGCCCCTGACCCGCAACGGCAAGGTGGACAGGAAACGCCTGTCAGGCGGTGCCGTACGGCAGCGCCCCCGTACGGGCGTCACCGCCCGGACCAGGACGGAACAGGCCGTGGCCGCCATCTGGAAAAACGTCCTCAGGGTGGACGACGTGGGCGTGACGGACAGCTTCTTCCTGAGCGGTGGGGACTCCCTCTCCGCTTTCCAGCTGCTCCGGCAGCTGGAGCGGGAGTTCGGTTGCCGTCTGACCCTGCGTGACCTGCTGCAGGCCCCCACCGTGGCCGCACAGGCCGCCCTCGTGGACCACAAGCCGGGTGCCTCTGCCGGCGAACTGGTCTGCCTGCATGACGCTGACGGCCCCGCGACCGTGTGCATGATGCATCCCGTGGAAGGCCTCGTGAACGCCTATGCCCCGCTGGCCGCCAAGCTCGGAGAGGTCTCCTTCCATGCCCTCCAGAGCGCCGGTCTTGATGGTGGTCCCCTGCGTACCGCCTTCCCGGACATGGTCACCGCGGCCCTGGAGGCCGTGGAGGGGCTCCCGCGGCCCCTGCTGCTGGGCGGATGGTCCATGGGGGCCTTCCTGGCCTGGGAAACGGCCCGCCGTCTGCTGGCCGGCGGCCAGGGGGAACACCTGCTGCCGCTGGTCCTGCTCGATCCGCCTTCAAAGCCCGCCTGGGACAACCTCTATGACAGCCGCGCCCATGATCCTGCCGCCCTGCTCGGGCTGGTGGCCCCCGCGCCCCAAAAGGCCCTTGCGGCCCTGGGCATGAGCGAAGGGGACCTGGCCGCACTGGACGCCCCCGCACGGGCCCGCGTCCTGGCCGAGGCCCTGCGCAGCAGCGGACAGCTTGCCGTGGAAAAGGACGACCTGGAAATGGCCGGACGGGTCATGGAGATCATCGACGCCAACCTCAGGGCCCTGCGCTCCTATGCGCCGCAGCCCCTGGAAGGCCTGCCCGTGCTCTACGTCCGCAGCAACAGCATGGAAGAGGACGACGCCCGCACGGCCTACTGGCGCGGACTGGCGGGATCGGGCTTCGAGGAGCTGGCCGTGGATGCCGACCACTGGAACCTGCTCCATGATCCCGGCAGCGTGGATGCCATCGCCGCCAGACTGGCCCGTCTACTGAAAAAACACGCCTAA